DNA from Podospora pseudopauciseta strain CBS 411.78 chromosome 5 map unlocalized CBS411.78m_5, whole genome shotgun sequence:
CTCGCCTCCTGGAGATTCGGCCTTCTTGTCGTTCATCGCCGAGTTTTTCCAGTACCACATCTTCGCCGACGAATTGATCCACTCGTCCGACAAGTCAGGCTACCGTTCCATGTCGGACGCCCAAGAGCTCCCGTCGGTCCCTCATATCCACCCGCCCCGACTTCTTGGTGTTGCCGATGGACTGCTCGAACATATtgtccccatcaccaccatcagaaACTCGATCCGGCGTAACATGGCCGCCCACGAGCCCGTTATTGTCGACTACATTAGTCTCTATCGCGCAGCCGAGATCGATGCTGCGATTCGAGAATGGGCTCCCCACCTGCCCCCTGGTGATAATCGCGGAAATGTCAGCCTCCTTTACAAGCACATGATGCAGATTTATCTCATCCGTACCATTTGGCCCCCGGTCGCCACGTCACCCACGCCGACGGCCGCCTCCGTTTCCTCGTTTTCCCACATCCGCAGCTCGCCATCCGTCGGCCGACCGACCTCTTCAGTAGTCAATACCCCACCGCAGTCTGCCTCTACCAGCTGTGCCTCGTCCCCGAAACTTGGAGCCTCCCACCCGATGAGCGAGCCAAACGTCTACAAACGGAACAGTACCGGAATGGGTTCCTCCTCGAACGTATCCCCGATCCGCAAGAACAGCGGCGGAGGTATTGCCGCAGCGCTGGCCGCCGAGAACCGACCCgactccccccctcccatccgtCAACCTGTTTCCCACGACGATCGTATCACCCGCGCCGTCGAAGAGTCCCTCGACATACTCGACACCTTCAAGCCGAGCGATCCCTCCCAGAccctgttgttgctgccgtgTTTCGTCATCGGCACCGTTTGCTTCAAGCCCCTCCAACAAGAGCGCATCAGGGCCGCCATCAAGTCTGTCAGGGGCTACACCGGACTAAGAAACGCCGATcgggttgtggaggtgctCGAGGAGGTGTGGCGACTGATGGAGATGGGTGAGTGGGTGCGTGTGTGGGACTGGGGTCGTGTTGCAAAGGATATGGGGTTGGATTTTATTCCTGCTTGATATTTCTTTCTGTCTTGGCATTTTGGTTCTGCAGCATGTCCTTGccctttctctccctctctctctttttctctctctcgttgAAATATCTCTGGCGAGTTTGAACCatgtttttcttgtttctgtTTGTGGAAACGCCAGAGACAAtatacccccccccccctccccccaccccataTAAAGCAGtctcttgttttgtttgtttatcACATCATGTATTTTCCCCCCTTGTATTCCTCATACTTTCCGTTTCAGTGAACGGAACAAACAAGTTTATTGTTTTTTGTGTTGCTGTTTTTATCTGTCTTTTTTTgcggaaaaagaaaacatacaaAACAAGTCGTTGGCTTTtgacaagaaagaaaggagacggacacacaaaaaaagaattacGTTGTATTGGTaggagtttggggatgggggctaGGTTAGGTCTGGGGATATAAGGGGGTAGGGGGGCATAGGTAACGGTACGGAGCAGAAGGGTTTTCGGGTTCTAGGTCAGGGTttttggttgggggtgggttgtAGTAAGTAGGAAGGTTTTCTCTACGGGGTTGCTGCATAGTACGGTCGTTATTTTCGgatttgttgtttttttcaCCACTTTCCTCTTTGGctacacacacatacacacacacacaagaggggttggagttggaaCATTTCTTTTCTGGGAGATTTTTGGTGCATGTATATCTTGGGGATGGGTTTTCTTGGTGGGGGATTGGAGATCATAAAGGAACATTTAAGGGCATGTAAGCGGATAaatggggggtttggttttTATAGGTAGTTAATGGTTCGGCATATTTTTCGAGGATAGGAGATGGAATTTACACACACAGTCACGTTCGTTACattttgtttactttttgtCATTGATTGATGGTGATATTGACTGGTTAAGAACTCCAAACATGCTTCTTGGCTAGGCTAGTGTGATGCAAGATATCTTACAGGGATCCTAATGGGGGACATATATCTTACATATTTactctctcctctttcttgACCACCAGATGTGATGCTCCGGTTGATGCTTATGTACACtgacccccacccccttctcaaAACTACACCTCCTATCTAGTCATCActcttcccatcatcatcatcatcatcctcaacaacagtaacatccctcttcttcccctcctgcTTCAACgacacctccacccccccataACTCTTCTTAATCTCATACTTGCCCCCCCAAACCAGATCCTTCGCCATAATCTCCCTCGTGCGCCCCAAGCTCTCAATAGCAGCAATCCGATCAATAGTAGCCTGCAAATGCTCCCTAAACCCGGGCTGCGCCACAATCTCCCTGAACGCAATATGCATCGGCACACTGCTCGCCCTCACCTCGGCCTTGCTCGTAATGCTAAACAGATTCAACCTATCCAACGCCCTGACAAAATCCGCCCTCGTCATGATCTCCTGCGCGATATGGAGAGGGTAGCTAGGCAGGATATGGCCCTTTGCGGGATCATAcgtctcctccatctcctcctccttatcCACAAGCGCCGTGGCGAGAACCACCGCAGCAGCCGCCCACTTCTGCTGGTCCATCACGTCGTCATCCATCTCCTCGCCCAAAATCCAGCATTGGTTCAAAAACCAGGTTTTTTCCACTCGCTTGATCTCCTCGCAGGTAGCGAGCATGTCTTGCGATTTCGCCACCCTGTTGAGGAAGTTGAGGCGCCCGCCGACACGGTCGTAAATCTCCTCTAGGATTTCGCTCGACGGGACCTCAGAAAAGTATCTCCTGCGGTAGTTTTTCAGCGCGGCAATAGCCTGGTGCTTGGGCAGGTCAAGGACCGTCAGCACGGCCATCCTGGTGGAAAGCTGCTTCAGTCTCTCGTAAACCCAGTAGTCGTCGCTGTTGAAGACCATAGTAACAAGATTAGACGCAGCCCACTGCTCCGCCCGCTGCTGAAGCAGTTCAATCAGGTCCttcccgtcatcatcgtcccgGATGAGGTGCATTTGGTTAATGATAATCACCAACGGCCTGCCCACCCTTGCCCGTCTTTTGAGCGCGACTTTTTCAACCTTGTTGAGGGCGCGTTCAATgtcgaggagggcggtggtgtcaCGGGGCCCGCGCTCGGAGAAGTAACTCCCCATGTAATCTTCGTGGAATTCATAGTCTAGCGCCTTGCCGAGGCGGATGCGAAAGATTTCGAGGTCGGCGTGGGCTTCAAACATGGCCacgccgtcgccgtcgaTCT
Protein-coding regions in this window:
- a CDS encoding uncharacterized protein (EggNog:ENOG503NWUE; COG:S) → MGLIRAGSRLASRGYSGGAAAVAAQRGLWARGPRMIPNERSAPPPPPPTTLRRIHWTPQPGPRQERRHYSKDKDKCNDDDHRHEPSIWYKMLESAATSLASILVLGTGFALAAYTYHKSYKYFVLKKMSNAFEPGDPVLDLAAIGKDLPLSKTAAATHWIERPEQSIVDEIVAGKEVGHYHLFIGEKGTGKSSMLLEAMRKIDGDGVAMFEAHADLEIFRIRLGKALDYEFHEDYMGSYFSERGPRDTTALLDIERALNKVEKVALKRRARVGRPLVIIINQMHLIRDDDDGKDLIELLQQRAEQWAASNLVTMVFNSDDYWVYERLKQLSTRMAVLTVLDLPKHQAIAALKNYRRRYFSEVPSSEILEEIYDRVGGRLNFLNRVAKSQDMLATCEEIKRVEKTWFLNQCWILGEEMDDDVMDQQKWAAAAVVLATALVDKEEEMEETYDPAKGHILPSYPLHIAQEIMTRADFVRALDRLNLFSITSKAEVRASSVPMHIAFREIVAQPGFREHLQATIDRIAAIESLGRTREIMAKDLVWGGKYEIKKSYGGVEVSLKQEGKKRDVTVVEDDDDDDGKSDD